TATATCCATCATATAGATTTGCTTTAACAATATATACTCCATCAGAAACCTGCGATTGATAGAATATTTCCGGACCATACCCATCTGTAATATCCTGTTCTAAATATCCAAATGGAATAGCATCTTTATCATTCCAGAAACAATGATTATCATCAGGATCCCAAATATGAAGGTCAACATCAGTTTCATCTGTATCCCAGCGAAGTTCAATTCGTAAATCATATGCCTGTTCATCCTTGTATATTGTAAACACATCAGAAACACCTGTGTTGCCGTCATCATTAGTTGCTCTTAGAAAGAATTCATTATAAGTTTCTTCAATAGAAATATACTCATGGAAATTTTGGTAATTATCTACATTTATATTTTGCTCATTTCCATTTAGATTGAGAATTGTATAGCTTCCAGAAAAATTCTGAATATATCCAGATAGGAAGAACTCGTCCTCAGTGATAATCTC
The window above is part of the Candidatus Cloacimonadota bacterium genome. Proteins encoded here:
- a CDS encoding PEGA domain-containing protein; the encoded protein is ITVESEPPGANIYFNEQNIYHLTPYTINYVSEGTYTIRVYLISYNEVSRTIYVDDDTEVYFNLETPSYPTPEIYITSPTNGEIITEDEFFLSGYIQNFSGSYTILNLNGNEQNINVDNYQNFHEYISIEETYNEFFLRATNDDGNTGVSDVFTIYKDEQAYDLRIELRWDTDETDVDLHIWDPDDNHCFWNDKDAIPFGYLEQDITDGYGPEIFYQSQVSDGVYIVKANLYDGYSEEYPTSAEVEIIFNGETTYFEPYEFTADGDDDGAWWDVTSFTIIDTKLSVDPSLVTKYSIKKGFVEK